Proteins co-encoded in one Streptococcus ruminicola genomic window:
- a CDS encoding peptide deformylase gives MIKEIVKDTFFLAQKSQEATKEDLYLAQDLQDTLNANRANCIGMAANMIGVKKRVIIVNMGLADLVMFNPVLTNKSLPFDTEESCLSLLGSRPTRRYQKIDVTFMDKNWNKQSLTLTGLAAQICQHELDHLEGIII, from the coding sequence ATGATTAAAGAAATTGTAAAAGATACCTTTTTCTTGGCGCAAAAATCGCAAGAAGCTACAAAAGAGGATTTGTATCTAGCCCAAGATTTGCAGGATACCTTAAATGCGAATCGTGCTAATTGCATTGGAATGGCAGCGAATATGATTGGTGTTAAAAAACGCGTGATTATTGTCAATATGGGCTTGGCAGATTTGGTGATGTTTAATCCAGTTCTGACGAACAAATCTCTTCCTTTTGACACTGAAGAGTCTTGTCTATCACTTTTAGGGTCTCGTCCAACACGACGTTACCAAAAAATCGATGTTACTTTTATGGACAAGAATTGGAATAAACAAAGCTTAACATTAACTGGTTTAGCAGCACAAATCTGTCAGCATGAACTAGACCACTTAGAAGGTATTATCATCTAG
- a CDS encoding MarR family winged helix-turn-helix transcriptional regulator, with protein MRDKDPFSQFRYFINLMENRVHELGEQHGVENLAGPQGFAVLYLRENEDKEVFIKDIERKLKISKSVTSNLIKRMEKNGFIEVVPSEVDKRYKRVVLTELGKAKSKDIDAFHTAIHKQIFDGISREELEISGRVFDRILKNLENKE; from the coding sequence ATGCGAGACAAAGATCCGTTTTCACAATTTAGATACTTTATTAATTTGATGGAGAATCGGGTACATGAGCTCGGTGAGCAGCATGGTGTTGAAAATCTCGCTGGTCCGCAGGGTTTTGCAGTTCTTTATTTACGTGAAAATGAAGACAAGGAAGTTTTCATCAAGGACATTGAGCGTAAGCTTAAGATTTCAAAATCTGTGACCAGTAATTTGATTAAGCGAATGGAGAAGAATGGCTTTATTGAGGTGGTTCCGTCAGAGGTTGATAAGCGTTATAAGCGTGTCGTCTTGACTGAGCTGGGCAAAGCAAAATCCAAAGACATCGATGCTTTTCATACTGCTATTCATAAACAAATTTTTGATGGTATTAGCCGTGAAGAACTAGAAATTTCTGGTCGTGTCTTTGATCGCATTTTGAAAAACTTAGAAAACAAGGAGTAA